In Candidatus Nomurabacteria bacterium, the following proteins share a genomic window:
- a CDS encoding YbjQ family protein: MSKLILSTTESIPNREIMEIIGIARGSTVRSRNVARDIVAVFRNLVGGEITEYTKLQAESREQALQRMVKDAESHGADAVVGVRITTAMVMNGASEILAYGTAVKLK, translated from the coding sequence ATGAGTAAACTAATTTTAAGTACCACCGAATCAATCCCTAACCGTGAGATAATGGAGATTATTGGTATCGCCCGGGGGAGTACGGTGCGCTCGCGTAATGTAGCTCGTGACATTGTAGCGGTATTTAGAAATCTGGTCGGTGGAGAAATTACTGAATACACCAAACTTCAGGCCGAATCAAGAGAGCAGGCGCTACAAAGAATGGTAAAAGATGCAGAAAGTCACGGAGCTGATGCTGTGGTAGGAGTGCGGATAACTACGGCCATGGTGATGAATGGAGCGTCTGAGATACTGGCCTACGGTACAGCGGTCAAATTAAAGTAA
- a CDS encoding tail fiber domain-containing protein, whose translation MKSFIGKVGYIKLTTIVTGLLILSVLFFSATALAAARTSPFTAGETLDPGAESVEPCGPLDTNCYVTAGGSSVFSALTAATSTNSIDNTNFAQTWSWSTLATGTALTLSSTSTLLTSGGLLSVSHSAAPASSWTGDLAKIESSGGSTANLDGNVLKLGYTGSADTSDGTVLNLTSSQTGANSLVVRINDDGTYTDTTPFVINTSGNVGIGTSTPGSKLVVGGDSEFGGLLTMTGSVANIALGSNWLSGDGDDEGVYVNNIGDVSIGTTTDIAKLNVDGSIYMPNNNGFKTKDNTGNNVTLFNMTTSNNVLINGSTVSGNMVLNIPNSSGVFQFETGTSSNTVMKILNNGNVVIGTTTSSYKFAVDGTSSFYNTLNMSGTNANIALGSNWLSGDGGDEGVYVSSSGDVSIGTTTAVRKLTVDGHIFVPNNYGLTTNDNVGNVSSLISMSGANNVLVGGSNVSGSMNFILPNATGDFRFQTTGSYTDRMIIKNDGNVGIGTTTPSYKLTVDGTVGLSGLSTGAGAGALCLSSSSEIVYLAGSSACSVSSERFKHSITSLGSDSGLAELMKLRPVSFEYNDNIGIYGEQVGFIAEEMDKIDPRLVIYEEPNKPFSVKYENITAILTKGVQEIVLITGEFKDSLIAWLGNASNGVKKLFAGEVWTDKLCVGGTCVTESELQYLLNKDDISPEADNSDSDSRLGSSTKQPKNEEMTKDTEDDKKTESSSDESTKEETEEESDDEGGVLKDEELAEEGSEETENVSEEEVFETESETVDEQTEKVLEIAEEVVEEEEVSELEVVDTKDDELDT comes from the coding sequence ATGAAATCTTTTATTGGAAAAGTTGGCTACATAAAATTGACAACAATCGTCACAGGATTGTTGATTTTGTCAGTGTTATTTTTTTCCGCTACCGCTTTAGCGGCCGCTCGCACTTCTCCTTTTACGGCTGGAGAGACTCTAGACCCCGGAGCCGAATCTGTCGAACCTTGTGGTCCTCTGGATACTAATTGTTATGTCACAGCAGGTGGTTCATCTGTGTTTAGCGCCCTTACGGCCGCTACCTCTACTAATTCTATCGACAACACCAATTTCGCTCAAACCTGGAGTTGGTCAACTTTGGCGACCGGTACGGCTCTGACTCTTTCTTCCACCTCAACCCTGCTTACTTCTGGCGGTCTGCTAAGTGTTTCCCATAGCGCTGCTCCAGCTTCAAGTTGGACTGGGGACTTGGCTAAGATTGAATCTTCGGGTGGATCAACTGCAAATCTAGACGGCAATGTTCTCAAGCTCGGTTATACCGGCTCAGCTGATACTTCTGACGGGACAGTTTTGAATTTGACCAGTAGCCAGACCGGGGCCAACTCCCTAGTTGTTCGGATTAATGATGATGGTACTTATACTGACACCACACCTTTTGTTATTAATACCAGCGGCAATGTTGGTATTGGTACCAGTACTCCAGGGTCTAAATTGGTGGTCGGGGGAGATAGTGAATTTGGAGGTTTGCTAACTATGACTGGCTCAGTAGCTAACATTGCCCTCGGCTCCAACTGGCTTTCTGGTGATGGTGATGATGAGGGGGTTTATGTAAATAATATCGGTGACGTATCTATTGGTACAACTACTGACATAGCTAAACTTAATGTGGATGGGAGTATATATATGCCAAATAACAACGGTTTTAAAACTAAAGACAATACTGGTAATAATGTCACGTTATTTAATATGACTACATCCAATAACGTTTTGATAAACGGCTCTACGGTTAGTGGTAATATGGTACTTAATATACCGAATAGTAGCGGTGTATTTCAGTTTGAAACCGGAACCAGCTCTAACACTGTGATGAAAATTCTTAATAACGGAAACGTTGTAATCGGTACTACCACCTCATCTTATAAATTCGCAGTCGATGGTACCAGCTCATTCTATAACACACTAAATATGTCTGGCACGAATGCCAACATTGCTCTCGGTTCTAATTGGTTGTCAGGCGATGGTGGAGACGAGGGTGTTTACGTGAGTTCTAGTGGCGATGTATCGATAGGTACAACTACAGCTGTAAGAAAGTTGACAGTAGACGGTCATATTTTTGTGCCAAATAATTATGGTCTTACTACTAATGACAACGTTGGTAACGTTAGTTCTCTAATATCTATGTCTGGAGCTAACAATGTACTCGTAGGTGGTTCCAATGTTAGTGGTAGTATGAACTTCATTCTACCAAACGCGACTGGTGACTTTAGGTTTCAAACTACCGGTAGTTACACAGACAGAATGATTATTAAGAATGATGGTAATGTTGGTATTGGTACAACTACTCCATCATATAAATTAACTGTGGATGGAACCGTAGGTCTAAGTGGTCTGTCAACTGGAGCAGGAGCAGGAGCACTTTGTCTTTCTTCTAGTAGCGAAATAGTTTACTTGGCTGGTTCTTCTGCTTGTTCGGTATCCAGTGAGCGTTTCAAGCATTCTATTACATCTCTGGGTAGCGATTCTGGTCTGGCGGAACTGATGAAACTTCGTCCGGTATCGTTTGAATACAATGACAATATCGGTATATATGGTGAGCAGGTTGGGTTTATTGCGGAAGAAATGGACAAAATAGATCCTCGTTTGGTTATTTACGAAGAACCTAATAAGCCTTTCTCAGTAAAGTATGAAAATATAACCGCTATTTTGACTAAGGGTGTCCAAGAAATTGTATTAATTACTGGAGAATTTAAGGACTCACTGATTGCTTGGTTGGGCAATGCTTCCAATGGTGTTAAGAAATTGTTTGCTGGTGAAGTTTGGACAGACAAGCTTTGTGTTGGTGGTACTTGTGTGACTGAGTCAGAACTACAATATTTACTTAATAAAGACGATATTTCTCCAGAAGCCGACAATTCAGATAGTGACTCAAGATTAGGTTCTTCAACCAAGCAGCCGAAAAATGAAGAGATGACTAAAGATACCGAAGACGATAAAAAAACAGAATCTTCTTCAGATGAGTCAACAAAAGAAGAAACAGAAGAAGAATCAGATGACGAGGGCGGGGTTTTGAAAGATGAAGAATTGGCTGAGGAAGGCAGTGAGGAAACCGAAAATGTTAGCGAAGAGGAAGTGTTTGAAACAGAATCAGAGACAGTCGACGAACAAACAGAAAAAGTACTTGAAATAGCAGAGGAGGTTGTAGAAGAGGAAGAGGTGTCGGAACTTGAAGTGGTCGATACCAAGGATGATGAATTAGATACTTAA
- a CDS encoding alkylphosphonate utilization protein, which yields MEDENQSEEDLVVKDSNGNILRNGDTVLVIKDLKVKGSSTGLKRGTKVKNIRLTDEEEGVTGKIEGMKGIHIRAEFVKKA from the coding sequence ATGGAAGATGAAAATCAGTCAGAGGAAGATTTGGTGGTAAAAGACAGTAACGGAAATATTCTCCGTAATGGTGATACTGTTTTGGTTATCAAAGATTTAAAAGTAAAGGGTAGCTCCACTGGGCTTAAGCGCGGAACAAAAGTTAAAAACATCCGGCTGACGGATGAGGAGGAAGGGGTTACTGGAAAGATTGAAGGAATGAAAGGAATTCATATTCGCGCGGAGTTTGTGAAGAAGGCTTAG
- a CDS encoding recombinase zinc beta ribbon domain-containing protein yields the protein MFEKTKAQLKRDQIVRETKEFAFTKLFTCGHCGSGISAEEKWKKLKDGGANRYIYYSCSRARDRNCKNKYIREEDLITELLKILDKVDINELGMRKKLEDEIARFNIFQRSVLGATEKIKTDTETDIRNYAK from the coding sequence TTGTTTGAAAAGACAAAAGCGCAACTTAAGCGTGACCAGATCGTGCGAGAAACAAAGGAGTTCGCTTTCACAAAACTGTTTACCTGCGGTCACTGCGGGTCGGGCATCTCGGCTGAAGAGAAGTGGAAAAAACTTAAAGATGGCGGAGCTAACAGATATATCTACTACTCCTGCTCAAGAGCAAGGGACAGAAACTGCAAAAACAAATATATACGTGAAGAAGACCTAATCACTGAACTACTAAAGATACTCGACAAAGTAGACATCAACGAGTTAGGGATGAGGAAAAAGCTGGAGGACGAGATTGCGAGATTTAATATATTTCAACGCTCAGTGTTGGGAGCCACTGAAAAGATAAAGACTGACACCGAGACCGATATCCGTAATTACGCTAAATGA
- the tnpA gene encoding IS200/IS605 family transposase, with product MKGKPQHIKKPHNKTLFIYHLVCPVKYRRDVFTPPISKTFKNLCLEFGPAYEIYFLEIGIDEDHVHFLIQTIPNIRFSDTVKKIKSITSNHLFKIHPELKIKLWGGKFWTEGYYANTVGNASMDIITNYVKNQGYPEYQQLHSAPVQTSLFTT from the coding sequence ATGAAAGGTAAACCACAACATATCAAAAAACCACACAACAAAACTCTGTTCATCTATCATCTGGTATGCCCAGTAAAATACAGAAGAGATGTATTTACACCACCAATATCAAAAACATTTAAAAACTTATGTTTGGAATTTGGTCCAGCTTACGAGATATACTTTCTTGAAATAGGAATAGACGAAGATCATGTACACTTTTTAATACAAACAATTCCAAACATACGTTTCTCTGATACGGTAAAGAAAATAAAAAGCATCACCTCCAATCATCTCTTTAAAATCCACCCTGAACTAAAAATAAAACTCTGGGGAGGAAAGTTCTGGACTGAAGGTTATTATGCAAATACAGTGGGTAATGCCAGTATGGATATTATTACCAATTACGTTAAAAACCAAGGTTATCCCGAATACCAACAGCTACACTCCGCACCAGTTCAGACTTCACTGTTTACTACCTAG
- a CDS encoding ATP-binding protein, translated as MSSKNVKAKQQLLPWTNGELEALLRELISHGSEVSKVDFKLDLETKTAEQKAELLKDITAIANTYDDHNYNDYGFLVYGVQSKTIVGVTNTETDADKLQNTIEQILKSYISPMPQVYVTSFATTDGKNWGAVIIPPRNTKPHMFFKDLSCASNQTKTRKRGEWFIRRGSTTDPGFPEDLALIMQRQFELKLDPLRESIKSLQIRLGKTEEQYNSALFKLVERALKSLPEVKDADADITSDLGEALGMDLPSRLKQKLRTPKNAIADDLIAEVKSIKDYIEGANTNLTWTPQLNNPEANKKIIEELEYKVRSLQIAIATIVLKDDKEIYTDALLKSIKLLAREIEIPSGTQYNRIGEALRYYPLCIILYTIFVCGVCSNRGALLRKVLDIPIKHRDRNIVVPITDVYFYTYEVKKLINDAFSQRWCEPVAVRMRQLITDNIGDMLTDSSELEYFFKGEFVLALTNIEKCMSRGEQAEHRVPLGGLYLYLHEANDPIVDLLQELPDWLTKFYKYPLNEILDMFDRNSHKMSEAGCFATGMHGIKTVDIYQASLKKKAA; from the coding sequence ATGTCTTCAAAAAATGTAAAAGCAAAACAACAATTATTGCCATGGACAAATGGCGAGCTAGAAGCTCTTTTAAGAGAGCTGATTTCCCACGGCTCTGAAGTTTCAAAAGTCGATTTTAAATTAGATCTAGAAACAAAGACTGCAGAACAGAAGGCTGAACTACTTAAAGATATTACCGCTATAGCCAATACGTATGACGACCATAATTATAACGATTACGGTTTTTTAGTTTATGGCGTTCAATCTAAAACTATAGTGGGAGTTACTAATACCGAAACAGACGCGGACAAGCTGCAGAATACTATAGAACAAATATTGAAAAGTTACATATCGCCAATGCCACAAGTGTATGTAACTAGTTTCGCTACTACTGATGGAAAAAATTGGGGTGCCGTGATTATACCGCCACGAAATACTAAGCCGCACATGTTTTTTAAAGATTTGTCATGTGCCTCTAATCAAACTAAGACAAGAAAACGAGGCGAATGGTTTATTCGTCGGGGCTCAACAACTGACCCTGGTTTTCCAGAAGATTTAGCATTGATAATGCAAAGACAGTTTGAACTCAAGCTCGATCCCTTAAGAGAGAGTATTAAAAGTTTACAGATAAGACTAGGAAAAACTGAAGAGCAATATAATAGTGCATTATTTAAATTAGTTGAGAGGGCGTTAAAGTCACTCCCTGAGGTCAAAGATGCGGATGCAGATATAACATCAGACCTTGGTGAGGCGCTTGGTATGGACTTACCGAGCAGATTAAAGCAAAAGCTTCGTACTCCCAAAAATGCAATAGCAGATGATCTTATTGCAGAAGTAAAATCAATTAAGGATTATATTGAGGGGGCAAATACTAATTTAACCTGGACCCCACAACTTAATAATCCTGAAGCAAATAAAAAAATCATAGAGGAGCTGGAGTATAAAGTTAGATCCCTTCAAATTGCAATTGCAACTATTGTATTAAAGGATGATAAGGAGATCTACACCGATGCACTACTTAAATCGATTAAGTTACTAGCTAGAGAAATAGAGATACCTTCAGGAACACAATATAACCGTATTGGCGAAGCCCTTCGATACTACCCACTTTGTATTATCTTATATACGATCTTTGTATGTGGAGTTTGTTCAAATAGAGGTGCGTTGCTCCGAAAAGTTTTAGATATTCCTATTAAACATCGTGATAGAAACATCGTAGTTCCCATAACAGACGTTTACTTTTATACATACGAAGTAAAGAAGCTTATTAATGACGCCTTTTCCCAACGTTGGTGTGAACCAGTAGCAGTTCGAATGCGACAGCTAATAACCGATAATATTGGGGACATGTTAACTGACTCTTCAGAGCTAGAGTATTTTTTCAAAGGCGAATTTGTCTTAGCCTTAACCAATATAGAAAAATGTATGAGTCGAGGTGAACAAGCTGAACATAGAGTTCCTTTGGGCGGACTCTACCTTTATCTTCATGAAGCAAATGATCCAATTGTTGATCTACTTCAAGAATTGCCGGACTGGTTAACAAAATTCTATAAATACCCGTTGAATGAAATATTAGACATGTTTGATAGAAATAGTCATAAAATGTCTGAAGCTGGATGTTTCGCAACTGGCATGCACGGAATAAAAACAGTTGATATATATCAGGCATCCCTAAAAAAGAAAGCTGCTTAG
- a CDS encoding ComF family protein, whose product MLNIFSKILDLILPEPKSVLDIKNVSTEQFLQFYDQGTFANCITLTKYQFPLVKAAITANKFHNHKPAARLLAATLTKYITSLPTKKTILVPIPLSHEREKSRGYNQLTRIVDYCRKGDLILVKKLLTKTRDTLPQTKLSRQQRLKNLIGAFSYKDSDFKFSGCRVILVDDVITTGATMKSAYLTLRPKLPKDCELICVALAH is encoded by the coding sequence ATGTTGAATATTTTTTCTAAAATATTGGATTTGATCTTACCGGAACCAAAATCTGTTTTGGACATTAAAAATGTTTCAACTGAGCAATTCCTACAATTTTACGACCAGGGGACCTTCGCCAACTGTATTACCTTGACCAAATACCAATTTCCGCTTGTTAAAGCAGCTATCACTGCCAACAAATTTCACAACCATAAGCCAGCCGCCAGACTTTTGGCTGCTACCCTTACCAAGTACATAACTTCTTTGCCGACTAAAAAGACGATCTTAGTACCGATTCCACTTAGTCACGAGCGCGAAAAAAGTCGTGGCTACAACCAACTAACCCGCATAGTTGATTACTGCAGAAAAGGCGATTTGATTTTAGTAAAAAAACTATTAACCAAAACCCGTGATACCCTACCCCAAACCAAACTGAGCCGCCAGCAACGTTTGAAAAACTTAATTGGTGCCTTTTCCTACAAAGACAGTGATTTTAAATTTTCCGGTTGTCGCGTCATTTTGGTAGATGATGTAATCACCACTGGAGCCACTATGAAATCCGCCTATCTGACCTTGCGACCAAAATTGCCAAAAGATTGTGAACTGATTTGTGTGGCATTGGCCCATTAA
- the pilM gene encoding pilus assembly protein PilM, with amino-acid sequence MKLLNLFSDVTAKSSDSDRVVGIDIGSSSIKVVEVQEKGGILTLTTYGELQLGPYANQEIGQSVTLDAKKEQQALVDVLRESAVKAKSAVFSMPLASSFVTMINLEAEPKEDISAKIRVEARKYIPVPIGEVTLDWAELEGDKEADDNERSVLVAAIQNQALQRFNTLMKFANLKEPPTEIECFSSIRGVYREEESDIAIIDIGAVSTKLYIAKKGLLQRMHRVRAGGVIATKRIASLLELSFEEAELKKRTITKDDPDFREVERAHHSSYDRTWQEFRQVIKEYEDTTGSKVDTVYLSGGGAIFPTTKIMIQDTMRRDVLAVNTFSKVAYPAFMEDMVFELGPTFHVALGAALRVFE; translated from the coding sequence ATGAAACTTCTAAATCTTTTCAGCGATGTAACAGCCAAAAGCAGTGACTCTGATCGTGTGGTCGGTATTGATATCGGTTCATCATCAATCAAGGTGGTGGAAGTGCAAGAAAAGGGAGGGATACTGACACTCACCACTTATGGTGAGTTGCAGCTTGGTCCATATGCTAATCAAGAAATCGGCCAATCAGTGACTCTTGATGCCAAGAAGGAACAACAGGCCCTAGTTGATGTACTTCGTGAATCTGCGGTTAAAGCTAAGAGTGCTGTCTTCTCAATGCCGCTGGCTTCTAGTTTTGTTACTATGATTAATTTAGAAGCGGAACCAAAAGAGGACATATCAGCTAAGATTAGGGTTGAAGCTCGCAAATATATACCAGTACCAATTGGTGAAGTGACTCTAGACTGGGCGGAGCTTGAGGGTGATAAAGAAGCTGACGACAATGAGCGCAGTGTCTTGGTGGCGGCAATTCAGAATCAGGCTTTGCAGCGCTTTAATACGCTAATGAAATTTGCCAATCTTAAAGAACCACCAACTGAGATTGAGTGCTTCAGCTCAATTCGCGGAGTTTATCGGGAAGAAGAATCTGATATCGCTATCATTGACATCGGAGCAGTATCAACCAAGCTTTATATTGCAAAAAAAGGACTCCTACAGCGCATGCATCGTGTTAGAGCAGGGGGAGTAATTGCCACAAAGCGAATTGCTAGTCTGCTCGAATTATCTTTTGAAGAAGCCGAATTAAAAAAGCGTACCATCACTAAAGATGATCCTGATTTTCGTGAGGTTGAGCGAGCTCATCACAGTTCGTACGACAGGACTTGGCAGGAATTTAGACAGGTAATAAAAGAGTACGAAGATACAACTGGATCTAAGGTGGATACAGTTTACCTCTCTGGTGGTGGTGCAATTTTTCCAACCACCAAAATTATGATTCAAGACACAATGAGAAGAGATGTCTTGGCAGTTAATACTTTTAGCAAGGTTGCTTATCCGGCTTTTATGGAAGATATGGTTTTTGAGTTGGGTCCAACTTTCCACGTTGCTCTAGGGGCAGCCTTACGGGTTTTTGAATAA
- the tadA gene encoding Flp pilus assembly complex ATPase component TadA, translating to MNPLEILLSHGEVTETVVRQVEQTAKDSNRSIEAVLLDQGVSKDSVRKAYSEYFQVPFFIIPDNFTIAEEILSYIPEESAVHYKLIPLMLDNEVLVVGVNDPDDLQIKEVLNFVSTKYNIAYKLVFMLEDDILEVQRFYDNLKGEVTDALETLEGELNAEIAAEVEESSGEDIKAMEHIEEDAPVTKIVATILRYAVDGSASDIHVEPNEVKVIVRFRVDGVLTTSLELPKNVHMAVVARIKILSSMRLDERRKPQDGRFSATFDGRKIDFRVSVLPTNHGEKVVMRILDNEKGIRSLEEVGISPHLLNIVRNAIKEPYGIILISGPTGSGKSTTLYAMLSEVDRLTKNVLSLEDPVEYNIDGVSQSQVRPEIGYTFANGLRAALRQDPDIIMVGEIRDRETAQLAIQAALTGHLVLSTIHTNNAIGVIPRLVDMGIDPYLIAPTLRLAIAQRLARRVCSESGRVESVGPSTQIMIDEAFKTLPQKYLNRVPENRTIIYPEPSPGCATGLKGRVAVMEAFEVNEEIQDLILGNASEDQIYQVARRHGFMSMKEDAIIKALEHVIPYEEMNAFGTKIGVDSDLDEMAGTVDNQVITDVSTDIMDINEDITG from the coding sequence ATGAACCCTTTAGAAATTCTTCTAAGTCACGGTGAAGTTACCGAAACCGTTGTTCGTCAGGTTGAACAAACGGCCAAAGATTCAAATCGCTCTATTGAGGCTGTTCTCTTAGATCAGGGTGTAAGTAAAGACTCGGTTAGAAAAGCTTATTCCGAGTATTTTCAAGTACCTTTCTTTATCATTCCTGATAACTTTACTATTGCCGAAGAAATTCTTTCATATATTCCAGAAGAATCAGCTGTTCATTACAAACTGATCCCACTTATGTTGGATAATGAGGTATTGGTAGTGGGAGTTAATGATCCAGATGATTTACAAATTAAAGAAGTACTAAACTTTGTTAGTACAAAATACAACATTGCCTACAAGTTGGTATTCATGTTGGAGGACGATATTCTTGAGGTGCAAAGATTTTACGACAACCTCAAGGGTGAGGTGACCGATGCGCTTGAGACTCTGGAAGGCGAGTTGAATGCGGAAATTGCTGCAGAAGTGGAAGAGTCGTCTGGAGAGGATATAAAGGCGATGGAGCATATAGAGGAAGACGCGCCGGTGACCAAAATTGTGGCGACCATTCTTCGGTATGCGGTGGATGGCAGTGCTTCTGATATCCATGTAGAACCTAATGAAGTTAAGGTGATAGTACGTTTCCGTGTAGATGGTGTGTTGACTACTTCACTTGAGCTACCTAAAAATGTTCACATGGCGGTGGTGGCTAGGATTAAAATTTTGTCATCAATGCGCTTGGACGAGCGAAGAAAACCACAAGACGGTCGATTTTCTGCTACTTTTGATGGACGAAAGATTGATTTCCGTGTTTCGGTTTTGCCAACAAATCATGGTGAAAAGGTGGTGATGCGTATCTTGGACAACGAAAAAGGAATAAGGTCACTGGAGGAGGTTGGTATTTCACCTCATCTTTTGAATATTGTGAGAAATGCTATTAAAGAACCATATGGAATTATTCTGATATCTGGTCCGACTGGTTCAGGAAAATCAACTACTTTGTATGCGATGTTGTCTGAGGTTGATCGTTTAACAAAGAACGTACTCTCGCTTGAAGATCCGGTCGAATACAATATTGATGGAGTGAGTCAGTCTCAGGTAAGGCCGGAGATAGGTTACACCTTCGCCAATGGTCTAAGAGCAGCCCTCCGTCAAGACCCTGATATTATCATGGTTGGTGAGATTCGAGATAGGGAGACTGCGCAGCTAGCAATTCAGGCAGCTTTGACTGGACACTTGGTCCTCTCGACGATTCACACTAATAATGCAATTGGTGTGATTCCTAGACTTGTAGATATGGGGATTGATCCATATTTGATAGCTCCAACTCTAAGGCTGGCAATAGCTCAAAGGTTGGCTAGGCGAGTATGTTCGGAATCGGGTAGAGTTGAGTCTGTGGGTCCGAGTACTCAAATTATGATAGATGAAGCATTTAAAACCCTACCGCAAAAATATCTAAATCGTGTTCCAGAAAATCGCACTATAATCTATCCCGAACCATCTCCGGGTTGTGCAACCGGTCTTAAGGGGCGGGTGGCAGTGATGGAAGCTTTTGAGGTGAATGAAGAAATTCAAGATTTGATTTTAGGAAATGCCTCAGAGGATCAGATTTATCAGGTGGCCAGGCGACACGGCTTCATGTCGATGAAGGAAGATGCAATCATAAAAGCTCTAGAACATGTAATACCTTACGAAGAAATGAACGCTTTTGGTACTAAAATTGGCGTCGATTCTGATCTTGATGAAATGGCCGGAACTGTCGATAACCAAGTTATTACTGATGTCAGTACCGATATAATGGATATTAATGAAGATATTACTGGTTGA
- a CDS encoding response regulator codes for MKILLVDDDLFLRDMYSTKFSSCGHEIETAESSVKVISLLGRGNTYDVALLDMIMPGTNGIELLNIMNKKFPNQVKYSIFLTNQGQDEDIREATEAGAVGYIIKADSVPSEVVKKVEEIVSKQKK; via the coding sequence ATGAAGATATTACTGGTTGATGATGATTTGTTTTTGCGTGACATGTATTCAACTAAGTTTTCCAGTTGTGGTCACGAGATAGAGACGGCCGAGAGTAGCGTTAAGGTTATATCTTTGTTGGGTCGGGGTAATACTTACGATGTTGCTCTACTTGATATGATTATGCCGGGAACAAACGGTATTGAACTATTGAATATTATGAATAAGAAATTTCCTAATCAGGTCAAGTACAGCATCTTTCTGACCAATCAAGGGCAAGACGAAGATATCCGTGAAGCAACTGAAGCGGGGGCGGTTGGTTACATCATTAAGGCTGATTCGGTGCCAAGTGAGGTGGTTAAAAAAGTTGAGGAGATAGTCAGTAAACAAAAAAAATAA
- a CDS encoding type IV pilus twitching motility protein PilT — protein sequence MAVDYKKELQALIDLLLEEKASDIHFSVGSHPIIRVSGTLIPLVKKPILTNSDIDAFAKVLMRPDQIERLAKHEEVDFSYENVQSVRFRGNAFFQRGNKAIALRLIPNVIKTFEELNLPPILESFTQRTQGFFLCVGPVGQGKSTTLASMINVINKTRSEHIVTIEDPIEYVYAEEKSLVDQREVGIDTGSFHEALNAAFRQDVDVILVGEMRNADTISTAVTAAETGHLVFSTLHTNDAAQTINRIIDSFPGDQQSQIRVQLSSSLIAIFSQRLIPHIAGGLVPAYELLINNTAVSNLIRENRIHEIPSVIETGLEQGMIDMNRTLARLVQNGDVTVENAFTYSTNPKGLERLI from the coding sequence ATGGCGGTAGATTATAAAAAAGAATTACAAGCATTAATTGATCTGTTGTTAGAGGAAAAAGCCTCTGATATCCACTTTTCGGTTGGGTCACACCCAATTATTCGCGTGTCGGGTACGCTTATTCCTCTGGTCAAGAAACCAATTTTGACTAACTCTGATATTGATGCTTTTGCTAAAGTGTTGATGCGACCGGATCAAATTGAACGATTGGCCAAACATGAGGAGGTAGACTTCTCCTACGAAAACGTTCAATCTGTTCGTTTTCGTGGTAATGCTTTTTTCCAACGGGGTAATAAGGCTATTGCCTTGCGTCTGATCCCTAATGTCATTAAGACTTTTGAAGAATTAAACCTGCCACCAATTTTAGAGAGTTTCACGCAACGTACCCAAGGCTTCTTTTTGTGTGTGGGACCGGTAGGTCAAGGTAAGTCAACTACACTGGCTTCCATGATCAATGTGATCAATAAGACGCGTTCAGAACATATTGTGACTATTGAAGACCCGATTGAGTATGTGTATGCTGAGGAAAAATCTTTGGTTGACCAAAGAGAAGTTGGTATAGACACCGGTAGTTTTCATGAAGCTCTTAATGCCGCTTTTCGTCAGGATGTGGATGTGATTCTGGTGGGTGAAATGCGTAACGCGGATACTATTTCAACGGCCGTAACTGCGGCTGAAACTGGTCACTTGGTCTTTTCTACTTTGCACACGAATGACGCAGCCCAAACTATTAACCGTATCATCGATTCGTTTCCTGGTGATCAGCAGTCTCAGATACGGGTTCAGCTTTCTAGTTCTCTAATTGCTATCTTTTCGCAGCGTCTAATCCCACACATAGCTGGAGGATTAGTTCCAGCATATGAGCTTTTGATCAACAACACCGCTGTCTCTAACCTGATTCGAGAGAACCGAATTCACGAAATACCATCAGTGATTGAGACCGGTCTTGAGCAAGGGATGATAGACATGAATCGTACCTTAGCTCGGTTAGTACAAAATGGCGATGTTACAGTTGAGAATGCTTTCACTTATTCGACTAACCCGAAAGGATTGGAACGTTTAATTTAA